A stretch of DNA from Kwoniella mangroviensis CBS 8507 chromosome 1 map unlocalized Ctg01, whole genome shotgun sequence:
TGCTGCTGCAAGTCAACTGTGGGGTAAAGAAGTGGGATTGACAAATAACGTCGGTGAGTCATGAACACTCGGTCATTTCATCATGAAGGACGTAAGCTAAACTCGAGTGCATAGTACCCCTTCTTTCCGTGGTGGTAGGTCTTTTGCTGGTTTTCAGGTAAGTTTTCGAGCGCAACACCTCATACCTCTGAGTATCCCACTGACTGATGTAATTTTCATAGAAACTCATCTGCGTATGAGAGATATGCCGAGTAGGTCTCCTACAGCCCTAGCTATTACACTGTATGCTGGATGccagctgatcatcatctcacagAGGTCGAAAAGATTTTACCGCACTGATCTCCATCGCTCGTAATCTATCTCGTAATATCTGGGTCGCAGTCAACCTTCCCCCTCCACCATCCGATAGTTCTCAACCCACCATGTCAAGAAGACAATTGACCGCggaaaagagaaaggtgataagatTGGTAGTGGCATTTGTGGTAGCTACGAAACATCATTTAAGGGCTGAAGGCGGCGTTCATCACGATGATTTGAAGGGTATGTATAGGTCAACATGCACTCATTACCGAAACCTACTCCGTATCAGAAAGAGGTAAAATGACAGACGAGATGTTCGATATAGGATTACTGCCAGCCAAATTAGCAGGAAACGATATCCGTCGACtcaaatcagctatctcAAATTCCAGTCTTCGTGGTTCAGCCAACTACGGTAATCAAGTAACAGATTCTCCTGATACGATGACTCCGAGTCATTCGACTCCTGGGCTTATCGACtctcaagaagatgaagagagtgtCGTCGGACTGGGTAATAATCCGCAtacacctttctcaccttccccttcgcTCAACAATCTCGttcattcacctcatcccaaTCAAACTTCGTTCTCCACCGAGGATAGCGCTCCTAATGGAGTAAGACCCAATTATCCAAGGAATATCAGTAACGTGATGAAGAGACGACCGACTGCTGTGAGAGTAGTTGATCCGGATGAATATCACAACGAGTCGGAGCAAACTCCCACTATGAGTAAATCAAGTACTGGTACCTGTACGGGCAAAACGACCGCGAATGAGAGGACTCCATTGATCAAAAAGGGAGTTAAGCCCGATACCGGTATGATGGTCAGGGCTGAACAGGGATTGGGAAGGATGGTAGAATTGGGTTTACCTTTGATCATGTGAGTGGGATATACGATTTCGACTTGTAGCCCCATTGGACGTTAGGCCGTGATCGCATGATGGTAAAATGGGAACATTACTTATACTTCGCTATGGTAGTTCACATGAGATTAGTAGATCTATCTTTAGGTTTAGAAAGATGGGTTGTCTCGAAGCTGTGGGACCGGCAGTGAGTGAACCAGCAAATCTTCCAACTACTGCGATTCTGGGAAATAATCATTTGACGGATATGCGAATTGAACAGGGTATGAACGCTCTTCAAGCTGCTGTATCTGGTATGACAGATCAACTCGGATCAATGGagaggatgtgagtgtttgtTACTAACTGTTATAATTCTAATTCCACTCACTAATCATTGGCATTTTATATACAGCGTTCAAACTCCCCTTCCATACATATTCTGCGTCCACCTCAAACAAGTCGTTTCCCTATACCTATTTATCCTACCTTTCACCCTAGTCGACGCAATGGGTTGGAAAATGGTTTTCATCATGTTCGGTATTAGTATGACGTTCATGGGTATTGAAGGTATAGCAAGTATGATCGAACAACCTTTTGGAACGTATGTACCCATTCTTTCTTTATTTATGGTTATGATACAGACACTAATCACTTCATTGTAGCGATCCCTGCGATTTAAATCTTGATTTATACTGTACCGAGTTACTCTGTGAATGCGAGTGAGTGGATGATTCGTTCGTCCGAGTCATATCAGCTTAGGAGAGATCGAGGTCAACAAATGAGCTGATCGTTTTGATCTCGAAATCTAGAGCCATACTTGAACGACTTCCcgaaggagatcaagaggaagacTTGATCATGTTTGAAAGAGATAATCAAATTAGGGATGATTGgggagctgatgatggtgatggtgaataaATGTTGCAGTATACCTCCACTATTATTGCCTGTCACTGCCCTGAAACTATGGTAAGCAACGGCACAAGTTGCTTGGCAGGATACACTTTGCCATAATATGCTCGATGTCGGACTATGAGAATAGAAATGTGACCAGTTTTTTGTCTGAaagatgattgttgatgacgatggaagCCGATATAACTGTGTACATATATTTTGTTTCTGTTTGCCTAATGAGTGATGTGATGAATTATGACTATGATAGTATCCAATTAGTAATCGTTTTGAGCATATAATgtgagatcagatcagaaTATCGTCACGGCCATTGTCAACGTGTGGATGAGCCTTATAGGAACACACAAAGTCTGAAGAATGATGGCGTGTATGGAATTCAGTCCGATAAAAATATCCAGGCCCTTCAATTTTGATGATAATTGATATTGCCAACGACCCATCTGCCTAATCACAGATATACCATTATGCCTAGAATGGATGCATCCCCATATCCAAGTACCGACTGCCTACGAGAAACGAGAAAATCTAATTTACATTGATTTAACGAGTGTAAGACCAGACGTTCTTGAGGACTATGATGAGATAAGGAAAAAGCATTGGTCAGTAATTGTGGTATTGGGACGGATTTGCTGTTCGTCTCCTTCtctcatgatgatcttgCAACGATTGATGCACATCTCCATCTATATCTGATCCAATTCCGTGTACCATCTACCCCATATAGGATGGGTAAGATCCAATCtctcctttgatcttcgagTTCTAACcactcctcctcttcttcctccgttCTTAAAGAAGAATTACACTCACGACCTTGCTTGGTAGCGATTCTGTTGATGGAATCATCCGAATCACCTTGAGCCCTGATTCTACCGCAGATAGCGATGGTTTGACCTTGTCCCTTGATGGCCTTTCCATCGGCATCAACGTCGGCaacttggatttggatagAGGCGTGGTCGTTGGCGGTGATGAGTCGGCCTATTGAGTGTAACCTTTGGAATTAGCCATCAAATCCATACCACTCATCTACTTTGCAGATTGTGGACACGACCAAAAGACCAAACTTACCAGTGGCGGAACAGTGTCGGGGGATGTAAAGATCGACGAGAACACCTTTATCGTTTTCTATTGGAATGGATCAAACATGGAATTAGCGATAAATTCTATTATTATATTTCAAATTGACGATAATcctccttccattcccatttaCATCTCTTCTAGGTaatcatacagtatatacCGTTGGACGTCGCACAGATATGTTTCCCTCGCCTGCTCTCTGATTGAACGGTCCTCCCAAatcctcatccatcattccctCTATCCTCCATGGtgacctcttctacttcGTATCCAGCTAATCCTCCCACCATGACCCGAGTACACCAGCCACAAGCAGAATTGACACATACCCATTTTGGCGgcttttcttcttgttgaatgataaggGAAAAGTGAAGAAGCAAAAggtgttttttttttgatgTATGAAGTAGCTGGCTGTCTTGACGATGTTTCGTGCAATTCAAGGTCTTTGTCCTGCGACGACGAAACAATCTGTGTGAATTCGCTGCAACACTCCCAAGAATCCAAAATCCACGAGGAAGGCGGAATTTATCGGGGTTTCTCTCTTTTACTGTGATCCATGCAATGTGGCACCAGAACAAGTTGATGTGAtcaacggaatcaaattgGAAGCTGTTCAGTCACGTGCCTGGTTTGTTCCCAAAATAGTAACCCGTCTTCTGGTAAACCGAGTGTCGATCTTTTCTGTCGCTCGATTGGAGATGACGTAACAGGTCACAGGTTACAAACGAGACTGACTTGAATCCGATGATCCGAATGAAGAAGCGGTGTAATAATAACATAACGTGAACAACTGACTGGCAATCCAATCTGGTTCAAAGGTGTTTGCTTACATCTTTTGCATACATAGAACCCCTTACGAGCGATTGACCTGTTGGACTTGGACAATAATAGATCGTAgaactcacatctcatcGCTCTTTTGTTAGCATCCACCACTTGCATCTTAACCCTTATCTGCAGATATCCCAGCATTGCAAGATGtcacagcagcagcaccCATACACGAATCTCGAACCTTCATCCACTGCTGTTAACCACGATGAATCCCATAATCCATGGAGCGATCAACCCTCACACCCTACTACCTCTGCCAGCCGGATACAATCCCGTCATTCTATA
This window harbors:
- a CDS encoding 40S ribosomal eS21 domain-containing protein — translated: MGMCQFCLWLVYSGHENDKGVLVDLYIPRHCSATGRLITANDHASIQIQVADVDADGKAIKGQGQTIAICGRIRAQGDSDDSINRIATKQGLLKNVWSYTR